A window of Cheilinus undulatus linkage group 23, ASM1832078v1, whole genome shotgun sequence genomic DNA:
gcTCCCCACATCCACCCTTTACTCCCTCTAAAGGGGTGGACTTTTTTTATGGGAGTATTTTCctatgcccctggtaatatgcaaggacattcTGGGGTTGTGTATGCCCTCAGGCAGTTTAGTTGCCATatctatgccttacttcagccttgaTTTTTGGCCctaacatgccttaaagttctgcacagtactgtaacTGCCAGGCGGTATTCCAGTTTAACCTGAACTTTGGTTTGATCGCTATCCAGATTTTCAGTATCAGTTGTCTTTGGCATTACATTTCACTAATGAAGCAATAACATAGAAACAGTAGCTGGAATTTCTACATTTAAAGGACTTGATTTACAACAGTACAACCTGATAACATTTGGCCTTCCCACCATTGTGACATCACAGGAACATGGCTGCCATGGGACCATAGtcaatatttctatttttcttttaaagtgatCAGTAAAAACATCAGAGGCTGGTGTTTGCTGCAATATTACAGTGCAGCTTGACAGTCAGAAGGTCAGTACTTCACACATAAAGAGCAGAACAGAACCAGGTCCCTAACAGCGCAGGGACGACTGCTCCTCTTTAGCACAGTGTCAGTGACTACTCCTCAGTTTTTTACAGTGTCTCACTTCTTccaatcacagcagcatggACTCCTGCATGGCAAACGCCTCCTGTGCGTGCCTGTAGTGTGATCCTCCAAACAGCTGGGGGAGCTGTTGCCTTATGACAGGCTGCTGCTCCTGGAACTGTGTCCTGTAATGAAGCAGACTGTTGGGGTTTTCGGGAAATGTGAATTCCTGAACAGGAGACATTTGGGCTCGCTGGAAGCTGGGCGATCGGGGCATCCCACCCGGGGACGGAGGGGGCAGCTCACTCTCTGGCGCCCACGTAAGTTTGTCTACAGGCCGCCGAGGCCGACCCTCTGGATTATAGTGCTGGTTTGCGTCCACTCTCCGATGCCCTTCAAACCTGTAGTCCACTGGGGCGTAGACTTGTGTGGCGGAGGTGAGCTGTTGTAGGTAGATTGGGGTGGAGCTTCCCTGGGATTCCAGCTGCAGGGAGTGCTCTGGATGAGGCCTGGCGGGTTGCAGGTTGTGGCTGGAGTTTGGTGGCGGCTGTCTGCGGTAGGTGGTGTAGGAGTTGTTCATCAAAGCCTTCTCTGGGGAGAGGCTGTTTGATGGTCTTTGGGTGGTGGCGTATGCTCGTTCTCCATACACCACGTTGGAAGGTGGAGTAAACCGGGTTGGTGGATGGTACAGTCTGtcctctcctctttggtctAGACTTATACTATAAGCGGGATGTAAAATGGGGACCTCGGTTGGTCTTCCTGGGGAGTGCTGCTGAGGAGGAGTGTGGTACTGGTTTTGGTTGCCAGGGTAGCCGGCCTGGATCCTGGCAGGACTGTTGTGGGGAAATGTTGGAGGAACAGGATGCTTAGGCATCCTGGGAACTGATGCAACAGAGACAACACTACCAGCAAGGCTGGGTCCACGGTTGGGGCTTCCAGGATGGAGGGACGATACGCTGAAGGGTGTCTCACTGCGAGGAGTCCTCATTCTGGACGGAGGTCTCTCAAGCTCCAGGATCTCAAACTCTTGCTCTGGTAGCCCTGGCACGTTGTCATACTGTGAAGCATTGGAACCTCGGTTGGACCCAGGCACAAAGCCCTTTGAGCGTGGTCGGCGGTGGAAGAGGGCAGAGTCTTCAGGGCTGGACGGGGCGGGGGATGCTCCTCGGCTACGCTGGATCTCCcgggctgctgctgcttttgctgcttccagttttgtctcagaGGGTTTGTACCAGCGCGGCGTGATTTCCCTGTGAGAACTGGAGGCTGCGTTGGAGTTGTGGTTGGCGGTGGCGTGGCTCTGCTTCCTTCTTTCCACAGTAGTGGGCTGAGGTGTCGGGGTGGGTGCCAGGGTTGGTGTTGTCCCCCTCTCAGGTGTTGTGGAGTTGGACTGCTTTTGATGCTCGTTGGGGATTTCACCTGATCCCCTGGAGCGGGCCTTGTGGTGGCGGATCGGTTTCTCAAGCGAGTCCCGGCGTGCCCTGCTCGGGGGACGACTATCCCGTTGACGGTCAGGCACAGGGCTTGGGTTCCGTGGAGGCTCGACTGGCTCAACATGGCTTTGACCGTTGCCCACGTGGTTCGGCCCATCTACTGTCACCTCAGGTGGTAGCTGCCCTAGAGGCTTCTTGGGAAACTCTTCCTCTTTACCTGCAAGACCAAAACAAGGGATAAACATCAGAACATCATCAGGAAACCAAATGAACAGTGATGGTGAAGACACTGGTGCTGATTCACGTCAGATGAGGAGTCACAACAGGGACATGGAGTCATGCAACACCACTGCCATAGAGAGGTAAAAGTAAAGGAGAATTACACCCATGACAACATATAACCACACAGCAAACAGCAAAGGacataaaaaagtcagaatcagTGGTTTTTATTCGTTCTTGGATTGCTGGGGGGCTCGAGGTGGGAGTGAACCTAACATACAAGAACATTCACCAGGATGGCAGAGATACTCCCAACTGGACTCCTCAAAGATATATGCCATAGTCATTTTTCAGGTAACAATATTTACCTtaatattttacataaaaaattaCAGTAAACAGGAACATGAACAGTGAGTCGACAGAGTGATGGGTGTTCTGGGGGCTTCAAGGCCAAGTGTGATCATCACAGTCAGGTCACATCAGCTGGTGGAAGATTAAGGTGCTAAATGAAGAGTGAACTTATCAGCACTGGTTCCCATTCCGCAATATTTTGAAGACCTAATCAAATGATCATTGCCCTTTTCCTCAGCAAAGATGGTCCAGAAAACGCAGGTAGGGAAGCTAACCTAAGCTACTGGACAATGCAAGTGTGGAAGAAAGTGAAAAGGTCATTTTggtatgtatgaatgtatgtatTGTTATATTTCTATGTAGTTTGTCCTGTTTACGTATGTTGTCATGTTTTAAtgtatgtagtttttttttacgTGTAAATGTACCCATGTTGTTGTGTGTTAATGAATATGTTGGCATATGTCAATGTATGTAGTTTGCCATGTGTTGACATGATCATTTCGCATGTGTGAAGGCATGTAGTTTGACATGTTTTATGTAATCATGACAAAAAGTATGTTGTCATGTGTTAATGCATTTATGTTGGTAATGTGTTATTGCATGTATATTTGTCATTTGTGATAATGCATGtagttttaaatgtgtaaatgcATGTATTATTTGCCATGTGTTAATGCATGTAGTTTTGTCATGTGttattgtatgtatttttttcatgtgttaaTGCATATAGTTTGTCATGTGTtaattcatgtatttttatcatgtgtttaatgcatgtatttttgtcatgtgtAAATGCATGTATTTTGGTCATGTgttattgcatttatttttgtcatttgttaaTGCGTGTATTTTGTCATGTGTTAATATATGTATTTTTGACATGTGttaatacatgtattttttgacatggtttaatgcatgtatttttgtcatgtgtgaatgcatgtgttttatcatgTGTTCATGCATATAGTTTTGTCATGTTAATctatgtattttttgtcatgtgttAATACATGTATTGTAATCATGTgtaaatgcatgtatttttttcatgtgttaaTACATGTATTTTGTCATGTGTTATTGCATGTAGTTTTGCCATGTGTAAATGCATGTATGTTTGTCATGTgttaaaacatgtatttttatcatttatttttgtcatgttaatgcatgtatttttgttatgtgttaatgcatgtattttttgtcatgtattAATGCATGTATTTTCATCATGTGttaatacatgtatttttgatgtgttaattcatgtatttttgtcgtgttaatgcatgtatttttttgtcatgtgttAATACATGTATTTTGTCATGTGTTAATGCATGTATTTTGTCATGTtaatgcatgtatttttgtcatgttaatgcatgtatttttgatgtgttaattcatgtatttttgtcGTGTGAATGCATGTATTTTATCATGTCTTAACGcatgtatttttgtcatgttaatACATGTATTTTCGTCGTGTTAATTCATGTATTTTGTCATGTGTtaatacatgcattttttgacatgtgtaaatgcatgtatttttgtcatgtgttaatatgtgtatttttgacgTATTaattcatgtatttttgtcatgtgttaatgcatgtatttttgtCGTGTGAATGCATGTATTTTATCATGTCTTAACGcatgtatttttgtcatgtgtaaatgcatgtatttttgtcatgttaatacatgtatttttgtcatgttaatacatgtatttttgtcatgtgttaatgcatgtatttttgtcatgtgaATGCATGTATTTTATCATGTCTTAACGcatgtatttttgtcatgttaatACATGTGTTTTTGACATGTtacttcatttattttgtcatgtgttaatacatgcattttttgACATGTGTGTGTAATGTATAATGTAATAATGTGTATTGCATGTAGTTTTGTCATGTTGATCCATGTATTTTTTGTCGTGgtaatacatgtatttttatcatGTCTTAATTGATGTGTTTTTGCCATGTGTTAATGCATGTAGATTGTCATGTGTTAatgcatgtgtttttatcatgtgttaatacttttttttgtcatgtgttAATACATGTATTTTCATCATATCTTAACGCATGTATTTTTGTCGTGTGTTtaatgcatgtatttttgtcatgtgtttATGCATGTATTTTCGTCATGTGttaatacatgtatttttgtcatgttaatTAATGTATTTTGTCATGTGTTAATACATGCTTTTTTTGACATGTgtaaatgcatgtatttttagCATGTgtaaatgcatgtattttttgtcatgtgaatgcatgtatttttgtcatgtgGTAATGCATGTATTTTAGTCATGTGttaatacatgtatttttttgtcatgtgttAATACATGTATTTTGTCATGTGTTAATGCATGTATTTTGTCATGTtaatgcatgtatttttgtcatgttaatgcatgtatttttgatgtgttaattcatgtatttttgtcGTGTGAATGCATGTATTTTATCATGTCTTAACGcatgtatttttgtcatgttaatACATGTATTTTCGTCGTGTTAATTCATGTATTTTGTCATGTGTTAATACATGCATTTTGTCATGTGTTAATACATGTATTTTGTCATGTtaatgcatgtatttttgtcatgtgtTAATACATGTATTTTGTCATGTGTTAATGCATGTATTTTGTCATGTGTTAATGCATGTATTTTGTCATGTTAATGCATGTATTTTGTCATGTtaatgcatgtatttttgtcatgttaatgcatgtatttttgtcatgtgtTAATACATGTATTTTGTCATGTGTTAATGCATGTATTTTGTCATGTtaatgcatgtatttttgtcatgttaatgcatgtatttttgtcatgtgtTAATACATGTATTTTGTCATGTGTTAATGCATGTATTTTGTCATGTtaatgcatgtatttttgtcatgttaatgcatgtatttttgtcatgttaatgcatgtatttttgtcatgtgtTAATACAGGTATTTTGTCATGGGTTaatgcatgtgtttttgtcatgtctttatgcatgtatttttgtcatgtgtaaatgcatgtatttttgtcatgtgttaatgcatgtattttttatcatgtgttaatgcatgtttttttgtcatatgttaatgcatgtatttttatcatgtgttcatgcatgttttttttgtcatatgttAACGcatgtatttttgtcatgtgttaatgtatgtatttttatcatgtgttaatgcatgtttttttgtcatatgtTAATACATGTATTTTGTCATGTGTTATTGCATGTAGTTTTGTGATGTGTtaattcatgtattttttccatGTGTAAATGCATGTATGTTTGTCATGCGTTAATGCACGTTTTTTGTCATGTGttaatacatgtatttttatcatgtgttaatgcatgtttttttgtcatatgttaatgcatgtatttttgtcatgtcttaatacatgtatttttgtcACGTGttaatacatgtattttttgacaTGTGTTAATGCATGTCTTTTTTGACATGAGTTAATTCATGTATTTTTGGCATGTGTGAAGCATGTATTTTTGTCACGTTTTAATACATGTATTTTGTCATGTGTTAAtacatgttgtttttgtcatgttaatGGATGTATGTTGAAATGCATTCAGCATTATTTGTATGGGTGTTGTAATGTTTAAATTTAGGTTGTCATGTATCAAACTTTTTATGCTTGTTTTCATGTATTACTGTTGTGCTTATGTATTTCATTTGTCATGTGTTAATGCATATAGTTTGTCAAGTCTTAATGCATGTAGTTTATTTGTTAATGCATTCAGTTTCATTTTGTGTCAGTGCATGTAGTCTGTTAGTGTGTCAGTAAAAgtactttaaaatgtgtttatgtatgaatttcatgttttaatgtatgTTATGTATGCATGTTGTTTGCAGACATGCATaaatgtatgtgtatatataaatatgCTTGTTTGAATGCATTATTTACACATAAATGCATAGATacatacaaataataataatacacagATATGTACAGacacatacatatacacatacGTACATGTATAAATacctttttcattcatttcatcgTTCAAATATTTATATCTTCAAACACACTCATTTATACatttctgcaaacaaacatacaTAATCACATTCATGTATTCATACATTCTTTCATACATGCAACCCTTCATTCAAACAAACTTACAACCATGTAATCATACATACATACTTATATATATCCATAAAAACAGTCAATCATACAATCCTGCAAatatacaacaattcatatacATTCACTTACAATTATTCAGTCATACATTCAcacacaagcattcacacataCATTCACCACGAACATTCATacataaattcacaaacattAACACAAACAATAATACATACATTCATGAACATTCATATATACATTCACACACAAGCATTCATACATACATTCACTCAATCATACATACATTCACGAACATTTATACATACATTCAcacaaatacatacatacattcatacaAACATTCGTACAAAAATTCAAACAGACATTTATACATACATTCACACAAACTTTTATACTTAAATTCACACTCATACATACATCCAtgatcatccatccatacattcaAACGCAAACATTCATACAAACATTGACGAATATTCATACATACATTCACAAGCATTTATACATACATCCACAAACATTCAtacacacattcacaaacattcacacacaaaaattCATACATACATTCACGAACATTCATAAATACAATCACATGCATTTATACATACATtcacaaacatacatacatccaCAAACATTaatacacacattcacacacattcatacataCATTCACGAACATTTATACAtacattcacacacaaacatacattcattcatacaaacattcaaatgtaCATTTATACATACATTCACAAAAACATTATACTTAAATTCACATTCATATATACATCCATGAAcatccatacatacattcaCACGCAAACATTCATACATACATTCACAAGCATTTATACATACATTCACAAACATTCATGTATACATTCACCCACAAGCATTCATGCATACATTCACAAACATTCATACCTACATTCACATGCACTCATACATACATTCACACACAAGCATTCATACATACATTCACACTCAAACATTCATACATACATTCACaaacattcattcatacattcacaaacattcacacatacagtcacacacacacacattcatacataTGTAGATATATTTGTTTATGGCTCTGTACATCAGTGCACTCAAACATAAAGGTGAGTGTATTGATTGTCCCTGACTTCTTACATTCATACAAACACATGTCcaactttttatgcctgtattTATATCTATTTGCATTCTGGCAGGTTCTAGAAAACCACATCAGTTCAAGCTCCACAGTTAAATTTTTCACACAGAACAAGAAAAGCACAGCATAGCGTTGAACTGATTCATCCAGCAAGTTTTAGAGTCTAATGGAATTGTAGGCTGAAGGAGTAACACTTAAAGCTCGATGGTTACAGGACTTTTCTTCGCTAAATAAAATTTccaaaggaaaaacattttgtcAAGTGGAgaagttaaaacaacaacatataaagtatttttttcttccatggGTGCAGCACACAGTGTTATCATACAGTATGAGTAATAACATACTCTTCTACACCACAGGACTCATCCAGCTGTTTTTTGCAGAGTGAAATTCTGAACTACCCAAACATAAAACCACCATCATTTTTCCAGTTCAGTCAATTCATGACACAAAACTCCAGATACAAGAAAGCCTCCATGGAGCTCTTCAGTGGATGTGGCAGCAGATGGTAGTTAAAGAGAAGTTAAACAAAAGCCTCCTGTGTTAGAAGAGTGTCTCATTATGTTGTCAGTGAACTGACAGCTCTGTCTTGTATCTGTGTGCTCTAAAAGAAAg
This region includes:
- the usp6nl gene encoding USP6 N-terminal-like protein isoform X1, translating into MRTKARAGSEDLLDGFKPASDTEQDAAVKLDQERAEIVAKYDKGKEATVEPWEDTNFHLYKVIDRFGFVHENELPSYDSVEEKQKHTEVERTTKWLKMLKSWDKYKNSEKLVRRIYKGIPLQLRGEVWCLLLDVPKIKEEKKDFYEKLKARARGLSPDIRQIDLDVNRTYRDHIMFMHRYDVKQQALFHVLTAYSMYNTEVGYCQGMSQITALLLIYMNEEDAFWALVKLLSGQKHAMHGFFVPGFPKLMRFQEHHDRILKKMMPKLKQHLDNQEVFTSLYTMKWFFQCFLDRTPFTLTLRIWDIYILEGERVLPAMSYTILKLHKKHLMKLTMEELVEFLQVTLSKNFFFEDDFVVEQLQTSMSELRRSKLELPAPGKEEEFPKKPLGQLPPEVTVDGPNHVGNGQSHVEPVEPPRNPSPVPDRQRDSRPPSRARRDSLEKPIRHHKARSRGSGEIPNEHQKQSNSTTPERGTTPTLAPTPTPQPTTVERRKQSHATANHNSNAASSSHREITPRWYKPSETKLEAAKAAAAREIQRSRGASPAPSSPEDSALFHRRPRSKGFVPGSNRGSNASQYDNVPGLPEQEFEILELERPPSRMRTPRSETPFSVSSLHPGSPNRGPSLAGSVVSVASVPRMPKHPVPPTFPHNSPARIQAGYPGNQNQYHTPPQQHSPGRPTEVPILHPAYSISLDQRGEDRLYHPPTRFTPPSNVVYGERAYATTQRPSNSLSPEKALMNNSYTTYRRQPPPNSSHNLQPARPHPEHSLQLESQGSSTPIYLQQLTSATQVYAPVDYRFEGHRRVDANQHYNPEGRPRRPVDKLTWAPESELPPPSPGGMPRSPSFQRAQMSPVQEFTFPENPNSLLHYRTQFQEQQPVIRQQLPQLFGGSHYRHAQEAFAMQESMLL
- the usp6nl gene encoding USP6 N-terminal-like protein isoform X2, yielding MMLVYWKASDTEQDAAVKLDQERAEIVAKYDKGKEATVEPWEDTNFHLYKVIDRFGFVHENELPSYDSVEEKQKHTEVERTTKWLKMLKSWDKYKNSEKLVRRIYKGIPLQLRGEVWCLLLDVPKIKEEKKDFYEKLKARARGLSPDIRQIDLDVNRTYRDHIMFMHRYDVKQQALFHVLTAYSMYNTEVGYCQGMSQITALLLIYMNEEDAFWALVKLLSGQKHAMHGFFVPGFPKLMRFQEHHDRILKKMMPKLKQHLDNQEVFTSLYTMKWFFQCFLDRTPFTLTLRIWDIYILEGERVLPAMSYTILKLHKKHLMKLTMEELVEFLQVTLSKNFFFEDDFVVEQLQTSMSELRRSKLELPAPGKEEEFPKKPLGQLPPEVTVDGPNHVGNGQSHVEPVEPPRNPSPVPDRQRDSRPPSRARRDSLEKPIRHHKARSRGSGEIPNEHQKQSNSTTPERGTTPTLAPTPTPQPTTVERRKQSHATANHNSNAASSSHREITPRWYKPSETKLEAAKAAAAREIQRSRGASPAPSSPEDSALFHRRPRSKGFVPGSNRGSNASQYDNVPGLPEQEFEILELERPPSRMRTPRSETPFSVSSLHPGSPNRGPSLAGSVVSVASVPRMPKHPVPPTFPHNSPARIQAGYPGNQNQYHTPPQQHSPGRPTEVPILHPAYSISLDQRGEDRLYHPPTRFTPPSNVVYGERAYATTQRPSNSLSPEKALMNNSYTTYRRQPPPNSSHNLQPARPHPEHSLQLESQGSSTPIYLQQLTSATQVYAPVDYRFEGHRRVDANQHYNPEGRPRRPVDKLTWAPESELPPPSPGGMPRSPSFQRAQMSPVQEFTFPENPNSLLHYRTQFQEQQPVIRQQLPQLFGGSHYRHAQEAFAMQESMLL
- the usp6nl gene encoding USP6 N-terminal-like protein isoform X3; amino-acid sequence: MTSDTEQDAAVKLDQERAEIVAKYDKGKEATVEPWEDTNFHLYKVIDRFGFVHENELPSYDSVEEKQKHTEVERTTKWLKMLKSWDKYKNSEKLVRRIYKGIPLQLRGEVWCLLLDVPKIKEEKKDFYEKLKARARGLSPDIRQIDLDVNRTYRDHIMFMHRYDVKQQALFHVLTAYSMYNTEVGYCQGMSQITALLLIYMNEEDAFWALVKLLSGQKHAMHGFFVPGFPKLMRFQEHHDRILKKMMPKLKQHLDNQEVFTSLYTMKWFFQCFLDRTPFTLTLRIWDIYILEGERVLPAMSYTILKLHKKHLMKLTMEELVEFLQVTLSKNFFFEDDFVVEQLQTSMSELRRSKLELPAPGKEEEFPKKPLGQLPPEVTVDGPNHVGNGQSHVEPVEPPRNPSPVPDRQRDSRPPSRARRDSLEKPIRHHKARSRGSGEIPNEHQKQSNSTTPERGTTPTLAPTPTPQPTTVERRKQSHATANHNSNAASSSHREITPRWYKPSETKLEAAKAAAAREIQRSRGASPAPSSPEDSALFHRRPRSKGFVPGSNRGSNASQYDNVPGLPEQEFEILELERPPSRMRTPRSETPFSVSSLHPGSPNRGPSLAGSVVSVASVPRMPKHPVPPTFPHNSPARIQAGYPGNQNQYHTPPQQHSPGRPTEVPILHPAYSISLDQRGEDRLYHPPTRFTPPSNVVYGERAYATTQRPSNSLSPEKALMNNSYTTYRRQPPPNSSHNLQPARPHPEHSLQLESQGSSTPIYLQQLTSATQVYAPVDYRFEGHRRVDANQHYNPEGRPRRPVDKLTWAPESELPPPSPGGMPRSPSFQRAQMSPVQEFTFPENPNSLLHYRTQFQEQQPVIRQQLPQLFGGSHYRHAQEAFAMQESMLL